A window of Trichoderma atroviride chromosome 3, complete sequence contains these coding sequences:
- a CDS encoding uncharacterized protein (BUSCO:EOG092D2RN7): protein MAKADRSKRNNASSGPYEKPGDKNSKTNNVFKFNTNFGQHILKNPGVSDAIVDKAFLKPTDTVLEVGPGTGNLTVRILEKAKKCICVELDPRMAAEVTKRVQGKPEQRKLEVLLGDVIKTELPAFDVCISNTPYQISSPLVFKLLSLPNPPRCSVLMFQREFALRLTARPGDALYCRLSVNAQFWAKITHIMKVGKNNFRPPPQVESSVVRIEPKMGKDRPNVSWDEWDGLLRVCFVRKNKTLRASWLGTKEVLAMVERNYRTWCAMNGVPIDESVIEGAEEEEDDMEMDDGGAAANDGEDAGMDVDDLGDDTPSFFQELKTASASVPKTKSKRKKTKVAELVREKIRKVLEDVTELADKRSGKCDENDFLRLLFAFNEEGIHFS, encoded by the exons ATGGCCAAGGCCGACAGATCGAAGCGCAACAACGCTTCCAGCGGCCCCTACGAGAAGCCCGGCGACAAAAACTCAAAAAccaacaatgtcttcaaaTTCAACACAAACTTTGGCCAGCACATTCTCAAGAACCCCGGTGTCTCAgacgccattgtcgacaagGCCTTTCTCAAGCCCACAGACACCGTCCTCGAAGTCGGCCCCGGTACCGGTAACTTGACAGTCCGCATTCTGGAAAAGGCGAAGAAATGCATCTGCGTCGAGCTGGATCCTCGAATGGCGGCCGAAGTCACCAAGCGTGTGCAGGGAAAGCCGGAGCAGCGAAAGTTGGAGGTTCTGCTGGGAGATGTGATCAAGACTGAGCTGCCAGCGTTTGACGTTTGCATTTCAAACACCCCATATCAA ATCTCAAGTCCTCTCGtcttcaagctcctctcTCTGCCCAATCCTCCTCGATGCTCCGTTCTCATGTTCCAGCGTGAATTCGCCCTCCGCCTCACCGCTCGCCCCGGCGACGCCCTCTACTGCCGCCTGTCCGTCAACGCCCAGTTCTGGGCCAAGATCACCCACATCATGAAGGTCGGCAAGAACAACTTCCGGCCCCCGCCCCAGGTCGAGTCGTCCGTCGTGCGCATCGAGCCCAAGATGGGCAAGGACCGGCCCAACGTCAGCTGGGACGAGTGGGACGGCCTCTTGCGCGTGTGCTTTGTCCGCAAGAACAAGACGCTCCGCGCGAGCTGGCTGGGCACCAAGGAGGTCCTCGCCATGGTCGAGCGCAACTACCGCACCTGGTGCGCCATGAACGGCGTGCCCATTGACGAGAGCGTCATCGAGGgcgcagaggaggaggaagacgacatGGAAATGGACGATggtggcgccgccgccaacgacGGCGAAGATGCCGGCATGGATGTCGATGACCTCGGCGACGATACccccagcttcttccaagaACTCAAGACCGCCAGCGCAAGCGTccccaagacaaagagcaagcgcaagaagacaaaggtcGCAGAGCTCGTGCGCGAGAAAATCCGCAAAGTCCTCGAGGACGTAACCGAGCTCGCAGATAAGCGCTCCGGCAAGTGCGACGAAAACGACTTTTTGCGTTTGCTCTTTGCCTTTAACGAGGAGGGCATTCACTTTTCATAA
- a CDS encoding uncharacterized protein (EggNog:ENOG41), with translation MSRSRMPLVLGLGAAGGIGYYLYSAGGNAKAAEAKFESDADRVAAKIKGKLPGDSPNAEKEFKKYGEEAGAKLDKAWADADREAGKLKSNAESYAKDAKGETLKAIDKFDRKVEDGAAKAKSGVSGWFGGSSK, from the exons ATGTCTCGATCACGAATGCccctcgtcctcggcctcggtgCCGCCGGTGGTATCGGCTACTACCTCTACAGTGCAGGCGGCAacgccaaagcagcagaggccaagTTTGAGA GCGACGCCGACAGAGTAGCCGCAAAGATCAAGGGCAAGCTCCCCGGCGACTCTCCCAATGCCGAAAAGGAGTTTAAGAAATATGGCGAGGAAGCTGGCGCCAAGCTCGACAAAGCT TGGGCCGATGCCGACAGAGAAGCCGGCAAGCTCAAGAGCAACGCAGAATCCTACGCCAAGGACGCCAAAGGCGAAACCCTGAAAGCCATTGACAAGTTTGACCGAAAGGTCGAGGACGGCgccgcaaaggccaagagcgGCGTCTCGGGCTGGTTTGGGGGAAGCAGCAAATAA
- a CDS encoding uncharacterized protein (EggNog:ENOG41) encodes MHGSRRVGTLQPGDYDHEIAIFDDEDGGGSQRAVSAEGRELAATDTVSRLQSEQEAETEDEERPSHRGERQGQDEGHLQPSSALKGKDAEAHIYQLPTAETTSSLRPSVSGEGPSIEIRVGPSLDTVSERTSHWDSRSRPRSRDKRETAIDILYENERGGFFCGVGLFSGAALGGLDPTPWTNAYHNPSPTDIHTAQVPDPSWEWVWPEWRINEQDGLDEGGWEYSFAFQKAFSWHGPRWWNSFVRRRAWIRMRARKRPEEATIGSNPLNNLDYFHTHSPSVLSPQASRVGSRAPSRGPSRSPSRFSMTQASSAEPEQDRPDIEDIHMLLHVLRSARIDRERREAIENYIEHAKDLSELQHEMHEIMALFIFQQSRRQLLSYLLHKHEEAAKAWEEDESLKSKLRKEALDAAAKHAEEEVCKLAYWSDVKQMAESGELRDAVGACEGLSDDPWLGLDKSAPEPPRNDKMPKP; translated from the exons ATGCACGGCTCACGCCGCGTTGGGACTTTACAGCCGGGAGACTACGATCACGAGATTGCAATttttgacgatgaggacggaGGCGGGTCGCAGCGAGCTGTAAGCGCCGAAGGCAGAGAGCTCGCCGCCACGGATACAGTTTCACGCCTGCAATCTGAACAGGAGGCAGAGACGGAGGATGAGGAGCGGCCATCGCATCGCGGCGAgagacaaggccaagacgaaGGGCATCTGCAGCCGAGCAGTGCGTTGAAGGGAAAAGATGCCGAGGCTCATATTTACCAGCTCCCTACGGCAGAGACGACCAGCTCCTTGCGGCCTTCGGTTTCTGGCGAGGGGCCTTCAATCGAAATTCGAG TAGGCCCAAGTCTCGACACCGTTTCGGAACGCACTTCACATTGGGATAGCCGTTCGCGGCCAAGATCAAGAGACAAGCGGGAGACGGCCATAGATATTCTATATGAGAATGAAAGAGGGGGGTTTTTTTGCGGCGTTGGTTTGTTTTCTGGCGCGGCTCTCGGTGGGCTCGATCCCACTCCTTGGA CCAACGCTTACCACAATCCATCTCCTACTGATATCCATACTGCGCAAGTTCCCGATCCCTCGTGGGAGTGGGTATGGCCTGAATGGCGGATCAATGAGCAAGATGGCTTAGATGAGGGTGGTTGGGAATATTCTTTTGCCTTTCAAAAGGCATTCTCGTGGCACGGACCGAGGTGGTGGAACTCGTTTGTTAGACGACGTGCGTGGATTCGGATGAGGGCAAGGAAGCGACCTGAAGAAGCAACTATCGGTTCAAACCCTCTTAACAATCTCGACTATTTCCATACTCACTCACCGTCCGTTCTCAGCCCACAAGCCAGCCGAGTCGGAAGCAGGGCTCCAAGCAGGGGTCCAAGCCGATCTCCAAGCCGATTTAGTATGACGCAGGCATCGTCTGCTGAGCCGGAGCAAGATCGACCGGATATCGAAGATATACATATGTTGCTTCATGTTCTCCGCTCTGCCAGAATTGACCGAGAGAGGCGAGAAGCTATCGAGAATTACATCGAACATGCGAAAGATCTATCAGAGCTACAGCATGAGATGCATGAAATCATGGCTCTATTCATATTCCAGCAATCGCGCAGACAGCTACTTTCATATTTGCTGCATAAACATGAAGAGGCAGCAAAAGCATGGGAGGAAGACGAAAGCCTGAAATCGAAGCTCCGCAAAGAGGCCCTTGACGCCGCCGCGAAgcatgctgaagaagaggtttgCAAACTGGCTTATTGGAGCGATGTGAAGCAGATGGCTGAGAGCGGAGAATTGCGAGACGCTGTTGGCGCCTGTGAGGGATTGAGCGATGATCCATGGCTAGGCTTGGACAAGAGCGCTCCTGAGCCCCCGAGAAATGACAAGATGCCAAAGCCCTAA
- a CDS encoding uncharacterized protein (EggNog:ENOG41): protein MFRGIKSIWRTRSQFIGTPGSRPTLALSWRTAASLRPALALDSTSRFTSSATLTNKSAVAEVQDASPVEAETASSASESPTSKATRPNNARNRMFRETFREKSAAQSKDVQRKLASPYVPTARGYPLVHAAEESKVHALQVAKVQVAFDMIWRDFGQEMPDWSETYNLMKRMMTKRSEPLSMAAMRIVLPKSWELELDNKKVEFVDSTTGLLAKLRVSSDHQNPSAIILRGKSSVLASAAEELVAACKDVEVYRLGEVAAFGYEVKRLWPAIEDAADGGTFIPEDKLDNIWVHQEHQTHWIDTPYEQTPKPEQWTIENLESYITTLVCGRLRPHLALRYYVKPEKDGKFVDTDGIRIRMIMDALTDADAKACITPSTLKMAMSFMAHKGGHRADADRLLALAGEWGIPLDTEVFNIMLEGYVTKRDVGFFHWLLRKMEQRYFHPNARTWLLFLELVEKETERRQIIVAMYDLGLFKDPATRRGIARIMAAHDAYVAFKSGKRLPVFMAEQKSRYGDDWFTTDAIKSILTEFFRFHERNNRRYDEFKSLIEMQSEDGRKVGVDTINLVLDKCLFYKDWDTAMWALTKLKESGNEADATTYRYIIRLAIRLQLPHSLGVAVFYGALEYKLHYLTRIILRRHLANHVKDTFWLQHKPKMLSKDMGRLLRENQTRGISRMLSRVEWAINQVCEGYKPAKPLVDMLDLAQRTKDKPLLLRHRHPKDFQYEGADTPGNDLAIKMVGSETEGKKAMYVHLNWHFDPKTMVKGWNEDKAKKSQQWFDEYKREPHGLERSS from the coding sequence ATGTTCCGAGGGATCAAGTCGATTTGGAGGACTCGGTCCCAGTTCATCGGCACGCCTGGATCTCGTCCGACTCTTGCGCTCTCATGGCGCACCGCAGCGTCTCTTAGGCCCGCGCTGGCCCTGGACTCGACCTCGCGCTTTACTTCTTCAGCCACTTTGACGAACAAGTCTGCGGTTGCGGAAGTACAAGATGCCTCGCCTGTAGAGGCCGAGAcggcatcatctgcttcagaATCTCCGACCTCGAAGGCGACACGCCCAAACAATGCTCGAAACCGCATGTTCAGAGAGACTTTTCGAGAAAAGAGCGCGGCACAGTCAAAGGATGTACAACGGAAGCTCGCTTCGCCGTATGTCCCCACGGCGAGGGGCTATCCGCTGGTGCATGCGGCGGAAGAGAGCAAAGTGCATGCCTTGCAGGTGGCCAAGGTGCAGGTGGCGTTCGACATGATATGGCGAGATTTTGGCCAGGAGATGCCGGACTGGTCAGAGACGTATAacctgatgaagaggatgatgaccAAGAGGAGCGAGCCGCTGAgcatggcggcgatgaggatTGTGCTGCCAAAGTCGTGGGAACTGGAGCTGGACAACAAGAAGGTTGAGTTTGTAGATTCGACGACGGGATTGCTTGCCAAGCTTCGAGTTTCTTCGGATCATCAGAACCCCTCGGCGATTATTCTGCGTGGAAAGAGCTCAGTGTTGGCGAGCGCGGCGGAGGAATTGGTAGCTGCGTGCAAGGACGTTGAAGTATACAGGCTTGGAGAAGTTGCGGCATTTGGCTACGAGGTGAAGCGACTTTGGCCTGCCATTGAGGATGCCGCGGATGGTGGCACGTTTATCCCAGAAGATAAGCTCGACAATATCTGGGTGCATCAGGAGCATCAAACGCATTGGATCGATACGCCGTACGAGCAGACGCCTAAGCCGGAACAGTGGACGATTGAGAATCTCGAATCATACATCACGACGCTTGTTTGCGGCCGCCTGCGTCCGCATCTTGCGCTACGCTACTATGTAAAGCCCGAAAAGGACGGCAAGTTTGTCGACACGGACGGTATCAGAATCCGCATGATTATGGATGCCCTCACAGACGCCGATGCAAAGGCCTGCATTACACCGTCGACACTGAAGATGGCCATGTCATTCATGGCCCACAAAGGAGGCCATCGGGCCGACGCAGACCGACTGCTGGCTCTGGCAGGAGAATGGGGTATACCCCTAGATACAGAAGTTTTCAATATTATGCTCGAAGGCTATGTCACTAAACGTGACGTTGGATTCTTCCATTGGCTGCTTCGAAAGATGGAGCAGCGATACTTTCACCCCAATGCGCGGACGTGGCTACTGTTCCTCGAGCTGGTCGAAAAAGAGACGGAAAGAAGACAGATCATCGTGGCCATGTACGACTTGGGCTTGTTCAAGGATCCTGCCACGCGCAGGGGAATTGCGCGGATCATGGCCGCCCATGACGCCTACGTTGCCTTCAAGTCTGGCAAAAGGCTCCCCGTCTTCATGGCGGAACAGAAGTCGCGGTATGGCGATGACTGGTTCACGACTGATGCTATAAAGAGCATATTAACAGAGTTCTTCCGGTTCCACGAGCGGAACAATCGCCGCTACGACGAGTTCAAGAGCCTTATCGAAATGCAGTCTGAAGATGGCCGCAAGGTTGGCGTCGATACCATTAACCTGGTTCTAGACAAATGTCTGTTCTACAAGGACTGGGATACGGCCATGTGGGCGCTTACCAAACTGAAGGAGTCTGGAAACGAGGCAGATGCGACAACGTATCGATACATTATTCGGCTGGCCATCAGGCTTCAGCTGCCGCATTCCCTCGGCGTGGCTGTCTTTTACGGAGCGCTAGAGTATAAATTGCACTATCTCACGAGAATCATTCTGCGCCGCCATCTCGCGAATCACGTCAAAGATACATTCTGGCTGCAGCATAAACCAAAGATGCTCTCCAAGGACATGGGCCGCCTCCTGCGGGAGAACCAAACCAGAGGGATATCCAGGATGCTGTCCCGTGTGGAATGGGCCATCAACCAAGTCTGCGAGGGATATAAGCCCGCGAAACCGCTGGTGGATATGCTTGACCTCGCTCAGCGGACAAAGGACAAGCCGCTGCTCCTGCGGCATAGACATCCCAAAGACTTCCAGTACGAGGGCGCCGATACTCCTGGTAACGATTTGGCGATTAAAATGGTGGGTAGTGAGACGGAAGGCAAGAAGGCAATGTACGTGCATTTGAATTGGCATTTCGATCCAAAGACGATGGTGAAGGGCTGGAATGaagacaaggcaaagaaatCACAGCAATGGTTTGACGAATATAAAAGGGAACCGCATGGTTTAGAAAGGAGTTCTTga